The Triticum aestivum cultivar Chinese Spring chromosome 7B, IWGSC CS RefSeq v2.1, whole genome shotgun sequence genome window below encodes:
- the LOC123155648 gene encoding replication termination factor 2: MAPATGATRAVVLRLDDLSLPPRYLTVASHLPVSDLIGFLPLPSSSFYLTTDGRPLAPSAPVASLAPSGSVQLRLRALRGGGGDGGSTCAESRDCYLSMYLAKKPDKADPNEARLSRFTCCALSGEPLAAPAVVDRLGNLFNKEALVEALIHKRLPKALSHIRGLKDMIPIHLHPKPNAADQEVRFQCPVTGFEFNGKSQFLVLRGCGHVLSVKALKEVKSSSCLVCHKEFDEMDKMPINGTEEEVEVLRQRMEEERGKLKEKKDKKLANGLSGSKHAAAAVADTEKLENGKKGEAAPAKRFKAADHAPAHANKKVYASIFTSSNKSDFRETYSCRSLPLGRN, translated from the coding sequence ATGGCGCCCGCCACCGGCGCGACCCGGGCCGTGGTCCTCCGCCTCGACGACCTGTCCCTCCCGCCGCGGTACCTCACCGTGGCGTCCCACCTCCCCGTCTCCGATCTCATCGgcttcctccccctcccctcctcctccttctacctCACCACCGACGGCCGCCCGCTCGCGCCCTCCGCGCCCGTCGCCTCCCTCGCGCCGTCCGGTTCCGTCCAGCTCCGCCTCCGCGCGctccgcggcgggggcggcgatggcGGGTCCACCTGCGCCGAGTCCCGCGACTGCTACCTCTCCATGTACCTCGCGAAGAAGCCCGACAAGGCCGATCCCAACGAGGCCCGCCTCTCCCGCTTCACCTGCTGCGCGCTCTCGGGGGAGCCTCTCGCCGCGCCCGCTGTCGTGGATCGCCTGGGCAACCTGTTCAACAAGGAGGCCCTCGTCGAGGCGCTCATCCACAAGCGCCTGCCCAAGGCGCTCTCGCACATCCGCGGGCTCAAGGACATGATCCCCATCCACCTGCACCCCAAGCCCAACGCGGCGGACCAGGAGGTCCGTTTCCAGTGCCCGGTCACCGGGTTCGAGTTCAACGGCAAGTCCCAGTTCCTCGTGCTCCGTGGATGCGGGCACGTGCTGAGCGTGAAGGCTCTCAAGGAGGTGAAGTCGTCCTCGTGTTTGGTCTGCCATAAGGAGTTTGATGAGATGGACAAGATGCCCATCAATGGgaccgaggaggaggtggaagtGTTGAGGCAGAGGAtggaggaggagagagggaagCTGAAGGAGAAGAAGGATAAGAAGCTGGCGAATGGGCTCAGTGGGAGTAAGCATGCTGCTGCTGCGGTTGCAGACACTGAGAAGTTGGAGAATGGGAAGAAAGGGGAGGCTGCCCCAGCAAAGCGGTTTAAGGCTGCAGATCATGCACCGGCTCATGCAAACAAGAAAGTGTATGCGTCAATTTTCACTTCTTCCAATAAGTCTGATTTCAGGGAGACATACTCATGCCGGTCACTCCCCCTGGGAAGGAATTAA